From a single Streptomyces sp. 1331.2 genomic region:
- the tal gene encoding transaldolase: MTDALKRLSDEGVAIWLDDLSRKRLNSGNLAELVQNKHVVGVTTNPTIFQKAIAGSGDDSYDGQLRDLAVRKVTTDEAIRMITTSDVRDAADVLRPVYDASNGRDGRVSIEVDPRLAHETAATVAEAKQLWWLVDRPNVFIKIPATKAGLPAISEVIGKGISVNVTLIFSLERYKAVIDAYLTGLETAKAKGLDLSQIESVASFFVSRVDTEIDKRLDKIGGDAKNLRSKAALANARLAYQAYEEVFGSVDGKTAGSARWLSLEAAGAKPQRPLWASTGVKDPALPDTLYVTELVAPGTVNTMPEATLDATGDHGVVTGNTIVPNYADAKAVLDAIAAAGVDYDDVVQVLEDEGVEKFEQSWNELLDTVTASLATFADEK; this comes from the coding sequence ATGACTGACGCACTGAAGCGCCTCAGCGACGAAGGCGTTGCGATCTGGCTGGACGACCTCAGCCGCAAGCGGCTGAACTCCGGCAACCTGGCCGAACTGGTGCAGAACAAGCACGTGGTGGGCGTCACCACCAACCCGACCATCTTCCAGAAGGCGATCGCCGGCAGCGGCGACGACTCCTACGACGGCCAGCTGCGCGACCTCGCCGTCCGCAAGGTCACCACCGACGAGGCGATCCGCATGATCACCACCTCCGACGTGCGCGACGCGGCCGACGTGCTGCGCCCGGTCTACGACGCCTCCAACGGCCGCGACGGCCGGGTCTCCATCGAGGTCGACCCGCGCCTGGCGCACGAGACCGCCGCCACCGTGGCCGAGGCCAAGCAGCTGTGGTGGCTGGTCGACCGCCCGAACGTCTTCATCAAGATCCCCGCCACCAAGGCCGGCCTGCCCGCGATCAGCGAGGTCATCGGCAAGGGCATCAGCGTCAACGTCACGCTGATCTTCTCGCTGGAGCGCTACAAGGCCGTCATCGACGCCTACCTGACCGGCCTGGAGACCGCCAAGGCCAAGGGCCTGGACCTCTCCCAGATCGAGTCGGTCGCCTCCTTCTTCGTCTCCCGCGTGGACACCGAGATCGACAAGCGCCTGGACAAGATCGGCGGCGACGCCAAGAACCTCCGCTCCAAGGCCGCCCTGGCCAACGCCCGCCTCGCCTACCAGGCGTACGAGGAGGTCTTCGGCAGCGTCGACGGCAAGACCGCCGGCAGTGCCCGTTGGCTCTCCCTGGAGGCCGCCGGCGCCAAGCCGCAGCGCCCGCTGTGGGCCTCCACCGGCGTCAAGGACCCGGCCCTGCCGGACACCCTGTACGTCACCGAGCTGGTCGCCCCCGGCACCGTCAACACCATGCCCGAGGCGACCCTGGACGCCACCGGCGACCACGGCGTGGTGACCGGCAACACCATCGTCCCCAACTACGCCGACGCCAAGGCCGTGCTGGACGCGATCGCCGCCGCCGGCGTGGACTACGACGACGTCGTCCAGGTCCTGGAGGACGAGGGCGTCGAGAAGTTCGAGCAGTCCTGGAACGAGCTGCTCGACACCGTCACCGCCTCGCTCGCCACCTTCGCCGACGAGAAGTGA